CGCCGTGTGCGGACGAGGAGGTAGAAGGCCCGAGCGGTGGAACCGAGCAGCCGCGCCGGGCGTAGCTGACCATGGCCCAGATGTCCGTATCCGACAGCAGGCGCGCCAGCGCCTGCTTGCGGGCCGCCCAGCTCCCGCCGGGGTACCCCTCCCGTAGCCACCAGAAATAATCCCCGTCGGTGCCGGGCGGGCGAGCTGCCAGCCACTCCGCGCAGGGCCCGCAGTGCTGGGCCACCAGCGCAGCCCCCCGTGCCAGTACCTCCGGGGTCGGGGTCAGCGGATTTCGCTTGAAGGCAGCCGGGGTGGCGGGAAAAAGGGCGGCCTGGCCGAAGGCGAAGGCAGCGACTCCCAGGGGGACCGCCATCAGAGGCGTCAGCGGCCGCGTGGCCGGCCGGGCGAACAGGCGGATGCCGATCCCCACTGCCGCCCCCGCCAGCAAGAAGGCAGCTACCAGCAAGGCAGCCCGACGGGAAGACCCCCAGGGTTCCACCAAGCTCAGTCGAAAGAGCCCGGAAGGCGCAAGGGGCGGCTCGACGGTGAACGTGAAGGTGAAGGGGGAGAGCGGCGCACGCGGGCCGCCCCACTCAAGGCGTCCCTGCCATGTGCCGGCCATGGGCAGGACGGCGCGGCCCTCATAGATGCGTCCGCCATCCCTGTCCGCGGCGCCGGAGTCCGCAGGCAGCCCGGCCAGGCGGGGCTGCAAGGTCACCCGGATGGGCACCATCGGATGATCCGGCATGTCCAGCGACAGCCGGGGGATGCGATCCGGCGCGGGGCCGGTCAATTCCCAACGCACCTCCACCGGTCCCTGGCTGCCTGCGATGACGGGCTGCAGGGCGAGCTGCACCTGCTCCCCTTGCACGTTCCACGTGAAGGTGCGGGCCTCCACCCTGGCGGGGGGCACGGGCGGCGGGGTCGAGCGCAACAGACCCGCCGTGGCCACCACGCTCAGGGCCAGGACGGCCTCCACCTGCACGGCCCGTCGCACCTTCCGGGCGATCCGACCCGGGTCTCGGCCTTCCAGGCTGTGGGCCAGCAGGCTCACCGCCGCCGCTGCCAGCGCGCCGGCCAGCAGCACCATTTTCAGCGCCAGCAGCTGCCCGTACGGGGCGGCGACCAGCCCTGCCAGGCCCGGCAGGTACGCCCGGGCGCTGAAGGCCCCCGTGAGCCCCAGCACCGCCAGGCAGCCCATCGCCCACCCGGAAAAGCGCCCGACGCACCGAACCGTGTGGGGCGGCGCCGGCGGCCATTGGCTCACCGCCAGATGGGCCAACACCCCGGCCCAGGCCGCCGCAGCCGCCAGGTGAAGGAGGTCCACCGCGCCCGCCAGCGCCCACTGGCCCACGTCCATGGCGTGCCCGCTGAACGAGAAGGTGGCAAACCCGAGCAGGGCAAGCACCGTGGTCCATGGCCGGGCGGCCCGCCCGAAGCGGCCACGGTCACCGGCGGCGCCGCCAGGCGTATGGGGCTTCCCCAGGGCCACTGCAAGCCCCAGGGCGCAGAGCGCCCTGGCCAGTCGGGCCTGACCAAAGCGCGTCGACCAGGCCAGATCCATGGCTCGCGCAAGCGAGGACTCCGCGCCGTTCAAGGCCGCCAGAGCCGTGGCGGTCGCAAGGAGATCCGCCAAGGCCAGCACCAACGCCAGCGCCGCAGCCGCCACCCCCAGGTGGCGGCTGCGCTCAAGGGGGTCGAGCACCGTGGATGAAGGGGTGCGGGCGGAAGCTGCCGGACACCCGAGCCAGAACGCGGGAACCCACGTGGCTCCCGCAGCCACCACCCATGCCACGAGCTGCGCGGTGGCCAGCAGGTACGCCACGCGTTCACCCGGTGACCCGGAAGGCCACCGACCCACTGACGGTGTGCCCGTCGGCCCCCAGGGTCACCCACTGCAGCACGTAAGCGCCCGGAGCCAGCCGCCAAGGGGAGCCGGCCTCGAACAGGGACGCCTGGACCCTCGTGGGAGCGTCACGCAGGGGCCGCAAGGTAGCCACGAGCACAGCAGGCTCGTTGCGGCCGTCGCCGTCCTCGTTGAGATCGCGCACGATCTCGACGCGGACCTGCTCGACGGGCTCCGAAAACTCCAATCGGACCTTCGGAAGCGTCTGCAGTCGCTGACCGGCTTCCGGCACCGAGCGCCGCAGGTAGCTATGAGCGAGGGTAGGTCCCGTCGCTTCAGGCGGTGCGAACGTGGTGGCCAGCAGCAACCCGGCCAGCACCCCCAACGCCGGCATCCACCGCCGTGGGGATCGGCGGACGGTTTGGCCCAAGGCACATACCTCCCGCCGCATTTTAATCGAGACCCGACGAGATGGGGGTCGGCGTGGCACCGAGAGCGGTGCGCTGCTATCGTCGGGGAAACCCGGACGGCGTTCGGCACCTACAAGGTCCTGCAATCCACCCTTATCGGCCTGGTCCTGCTGCTGCCCGCCTCCGTGGTTGGATAGGTCAGCCGACGACTGGGCTGGACGTGGCAGCCCTGGTGCGGTTTTTCCTTGCGGGTATGCTGGCCAGATCCGGTTCGGAAAGGGCTTCGCCGCCGGAGCAGCTGTAAAACCGCACCAGGTCACGGCCTCGATCCCACGGTTCGATCTCACGAAGAGGTCGAGGGACCGAGGCCGTGACGTCTTTGTGCTTCTGGGGATGCACGCAGGGTACCCCCTAAGCGGTACCCCGAACTGCGAAGCGACGGCTTTCCCGGGGTGTTCCGAGCCTCCGCCGTGGGGGGTCACCCCCGGGCCGCCCGCAGGCCATTGCCGACGGCCAGAAGCTCGCTCACTTCGTGGGCGACCACCGCCGAGGCCACCCCGATGACACCCAGCAGGGCCGATGGGACCAGTACCAGCAGAAGAAGCACGGAGAACACGATGTTCTGCCAGGCGATGCGCTGGCTTCGCCGGGCCACCTTCATGGCCGCCACTACCTGGCCGGGGTCGTCCCCCATGAGGGCGACGCCCGCTGCCTCGATAGCCGCATCCGAACCCGCCGCCCCCATCGCGATCCCGACCGAGGCTGCGGCCAGAGCGGGCGCGTCGTTGACGCCGTCTCCCACCATCGCGACCGGACCGTATCGGGCCTCCAGCTCCCGCACCGCCGCCACCTTCTCCTCCGGCCGAAGCCCGGCCCGCACTTCGTCGATGCCCAACTCCCGCGCGATAGCCTGCGCCGTCGTCGGGTGGTCGCCCGTCAGCATGACCACCCGGAGCCCCATCCGGTGCAGTTCGGCCACCGCCGGGCGGGCGGCGGGGCGGGGTTGGTCACGCAAGGCGATGAGCCCGACTGCGCGGCCTCGCCGGGCCACCAGGATCACCGTCTTGCCCTGCTCTTGCAACCGAGCCGCATGGTGCTCCAATGCCGGTGAGACGTGCGTGCCGAGTTGCGCCGCGAAGGCCGGGCTTGCGACGAACACCTCCTCGTCGCCCACGACGGCCCGGGCCCCCGCCCCTACCACGGCCTGAAAGCCCGACGTCGCCAGGGGGTTCACCCCTTCCGACGTGGCGCGCGCCACCACGGCGCGTGCCAGGGGGTGTTCGCTCCAGCGCTCCACCCCTGCCGCCAGCGCGAGGAGTTCGGTCTGTGTCACGCCGCTCTCGGGCACGACGTCGGTCACCTGGGGCCGGCCTCGGGTGAGCGTCCCGGTCTTGTCGAAGGCCACGACCCGGATTCGGTCCAGCTGCTCGAGGTGGATGCCGCCTTTGATCAGGACACCCTGGCGGCCTGCTCGGGAGATGGCCGCGGCGGTGGCCACCGGTGTCGACATGACCAGGGCGCAGGGTGCGGCGGCGACCAGCAGCACCACGGCCCGATGCGCCCAGGTCCGGACGTCCTGGCCCAGGAGAGGCGGCACCACGAGGAGCACGGCGGCAGCGGCCAGCACCGCCGGGCTGTAGCGTCG
This genomic interval from Limnochorda sp. LNt contains the following:
- a CDS encoding copper resistance D family protein yields the protein MAYLLATAQLVAWVVAAGATWVPAFWLGCPAASARTPSSTVLDPLERSRHLGVAAAALALVLALADLLATATALAALNGAESSLARAMDLAWSTRFGQARLARALCALGLAVALGKPHTPGGAAGDRGRFGRAARPWTTVLALLGFATFSFSGHAMDVGQWALAGAVDLLHLAAAAAWAGVLAHLAVSQWPPAPPHTVRCVGRFSGWAMGCLAVLGLTGAFSARAYLPGLAGLVAAPYGQLLALKMVLLAGALAAAAVSLLAHSLEGRDPGRIARKVRRAVQVEAVLALSVVATAGLLRSTPPPVPPARVEARTFTWNVQGEQVQLALQPVIAGSQGPVEVRWELTGPAPDRIPRLSLDMPDHPMVPIRVTLQPRLAGLPADSGAADRDGGRIYEGRAVLPMAGTWQGRLEWGGPRAPLSPFTFTFTVEPPLAPSGLFRLSLVEPWGSSRRAALLVAAFLLAGAAVGIGIRLFARPATRPLTPLMAVPLGVAAFAFGQAALFPATPAAFKRNPLTPTPEVLARGAALVAQHCGPCAEWLAARPPGTDGDYFWWLREGYPGGSWAARKQALARLLSDTDIWAMVSYARRGCSVPPLGPSTSSSAHGALGKPGCPAPGPTMSLPVSDARRAGPYVVAVNLSPALPGSNELRVFLSDLVGRPAAGARVMVRAAEPAGPAGQVATNPVDGSGGGPWSELVEEEDGVYSGALTIPDGRPEGPLEVQVVVQGPSGEASARFEWHLPVRTAWELLRQAARAMEQLTALEEVQELDTGSARWRYRIRYRAPDTMWMTAFDERGEVLLEVKVNGSVQQERRPGEEWHERPWSGGGFRWPDYGYWQEFTNPLRLRTEQTGGRRMAVVGAYHPVSQTYWRLWVEERSGRVYRLEMVGPAHFMTSVFQGFEPAAPEGAPSG
- a CDS encoding copper resistance CopC family protein → MGQTVRRSPRRWMPALGVLAGLLLATTFAPPEATGPTLAHSYLRRSVPEAGQRLQTLPKVRLEFSEPVEQVRVEIVRDLNEDGDGRNEPAVLVATLRPLRDAPTRVQASLFEAGSPWRLAPGAYVLQWVTLGADGHTVSGSVAFRVTG
- a CDS encoding heavy metal translocating P-type ATPase, with protein sequence MVEERVRMEERVREEREEAEEGFDGPWYAFGPVKNAGAAALILAAGWAVERLGGPAWLSAAVYLVAIAVGARYWAKEGWEEWRHEREIGIEALMAFAALGAIVLGEWVEAGLLVLLYSAAEALEEYTYARTRTAIRALLKLVPETAWRLRDGREEQVPAQALKPGDLILIRPGERVPTDAVVVEGRSSLDESAVTGESIPVDKGPGDRLFAGTINTTGALTARVTADFASNTLARMIHLVEEAQEVKSRAQRWIDRFGRRYSPAVLAAAAVLLVVPPLLGQDVRTWAHRAVVLLVAAAPCALVMSTPVATAAAISRAGRQGVLIKGGIHLEQLDRIRVVAFDKTGTLTRGRPQVTDVVPESGVTQTELLALAAGVERWSEHPLARAVVARATSEGVNPLATSGFQAVVGAGARAVVGDEEVFVASPAFAAQLGTHVSPALEHHAARLQEQGKTVILVARRGRAVGLIALRDQPRPAARPAVAELHRMGLRVVMLTGDHPTTAQAIARELGIDEVRAGLRPEEKVAAVRELEARYGPVAMVGDGVNDAPALAAASVGIAMGAAGSDAAIEAAGVALMGDDPGQVVAAMKVARRSQRIAWQNIVFSVLLLLVLVPSALLGVIGVASAVVAHEVSELLAVGNGLRAARG